The Coturnix japonica isolate 7356 chromosome 9, Coturnix japonica 2.1, whole genome shotgun sequence genomic interval CTCTTTCCCCCTTTcactccttttattttcccctcttcactctttattttccctttcgCTCTTCACCCCCCCCTTCACCCTTTTGCTTCCCCCTTTCACTCCTTAttccccctttttctctctctattccccccttttctctcccttttccctctctttctctctccatctccccccacctttatatatatatatatgtatatatatattatttttttctctcttttttgttgttttcttatggaaaaaaatatgaccCCCTTTTACACTGCAGGCTCCAACAGCGGACCGACGTCGGCGGATCGATCGTATTTAACAAAGATTCGGATcgatagatatatatataaaaatacaaatatgaggattttgttttgtttttcctgttaaaaagaAGCGTGCCGGAGTGGGGCTGACCCTCGACACCAGGACACGGCGCTCGGGCCACCAAAGCTCATGCAGAAAAACGATGGAGCAAAGAATATCTccgggcagcagcagcgctcCGAGTCCGCTCCGACCCCCCCCACACCTTTAAAGGTATATTTTTTTGTTAGGGGGGGGTCCCTCTGCccaggggaaggggggggggtaAAGTGCATGGCCCGAGGGGGCGGCCCCGAAGGCGGGGATGGAGCGGGGGCCCCCGGCGTACGGTACCCCCTCCCcggggtgatgggggggggcgTGGGCATGGCCCCCCCCCTCTCCGTGGGTCCTGGTGGTGGTTCTCTGGGTTTATACCCCCGATGGCGACTTCTCCGTCATGCCCTTGAGCACCTCGTCTATCCGGTCATCCTCGATCACCACTGCGGGGACatgcggggagggggggggacgTGGGTGGGTGTGGGGACAGAAGCGGGGGTGGCTTCAtaccctccccccccttcctccctgctgccccaccGCTCTCCCATTCCAACGGCTTGGGGTATGGgaccccccacacacaccctatgggatgtggggtgaagggtgccccccccccctccccggcAGTCAGGTGTGGGGGGTTGGATGGGGAAACGGGGGTGGGAAGGACCCCCCCCCTCTGCGCTGCGGCACCGCTGATGAGAGCAACAGGAGCAGAATGGGTAATGACccgatgggggggggggcatcaTCGGGCCCCCACGGCATCACTCACTGCAGTGTGATGTTATGGGGGGAGCTGTGAGGACCCCCCCTCAATGGCAATCAGCATCATTAGACCCCCCTTGCACCCAGTCATATGCCTTTGGACAGACACCCCCCCCCACAGCAATAGGCATCAGCAAAGCACCGCTGGACAGACCCCCGCAGCTGGGCAGAGCCCCTCCATCAGCATCATCACTGTGCAGgaccccccagcagcccccactGAGAGGGTCCACTGCCCCCATCCATCAGCATTGCAAAATGAGGTGGGGGGGGCATGGGCAGCAGTGCATCATCTCTCAGGGGTGGGAGTGTAGGTactcgggggggggggggctgtgtgCCCCCCTTTTGCTCAAGAGGAGGGTTGGCAGTGCCCCCCCCGAgcaggtggggagggggctgctcTAAGGGTTCCCCAAgaatggatggatggggatttagcagaggggtgggggggagtaTTTATTTGGGTTCGGATTGAGCTGCTATAGGGTCTCTGCGGCATGAAGGGAAGCGGGGAGGCGGGGGATGGTATACAAACAGCCTTACGGAGCCCCGGGGGGGCACAAAGCGGGGGTGATGCTGCTGAGCATCGCTGCTGTGAGGTCGCTGCAGCAGGCGGGGATGTGGCAGGGAGAACGCTATAGGGCCGGGGGCTGCctatggggccgggggggggaCATCCCAAGGGGGGTTCGGCAACCGCAAAGCAGCTCccggggggagcgggggggCAGCCCCAGGGATGCCCGGGGTAGTtcgggggggtgggggggcgcATCATGCGGCTTTGGAGCTGCGCCGCAGAGTGGGATTCCTGGAGCTGCCCAGTGCCGGCGGATGGAGCCggggatgctgtggggcagagccgGGGATGCTGGCCATGGGGGTGCTGGCCATGGGGATGCTGGCCTTGGGGATGCTGTCCatggggatgctatggggcacgGCTGCAGTGCGGGGGGGCACAGCCGGGGCTCCCAGCGCTGCTATAGGGCACAGCCGCAGGTGCAGCGGCTGAGCGACGCCGGGGGGAACGGGGATGCTGCAGGGCGCAACCGGGGGGTCCGAGGGAAAGCGAGGGGTCGCGGCGGCGGGTCGGGGGGGTCCGTACCTCTCTTGGCGCGGCCGATCTGTCCCAGCTTGGGGGGCCGCTTGCCCTGGTTGCCCCCGAAGAAGGCGTTGGTGTCCTGCAGGCGGCAGCTGAAGGGCAGCTCCCCCGCCTCGGGCTCGGCGCCGTAGCGACCCACCTTGTCCTCGCCGTAGGGCAGCACCTGCGACATGGCGGGGCCGAGCGGGCCGAGCCGCGCCGCGCCGAGCCGGGAGCCAGtctgcggcggcggcggcggcggcggggaggaAAGCCGGGCGGAAGGATGAAGTCATGCATCCGGGGGGAGCggggacccccccaccccggcGGGGCGGGAGGGGGCGGCTCCGAGCTCCGCGGACGGGACGGGACGCGTGGGGGGACCGGGGGTGGCTGCCCGTCCCCACGGCCCGGGGTCCGTCCGCTCTCGG includes:
- the CAMK2N2 gene encoding calcium/calmodulin-dependent protein kinase II inhibitor 2, which encodes MSQVLPYGEDKVGRYGAEPEAGELPFSCRLQDTNAFFGGNQGKRPPKLGQIGRAKRVVIEDDRIDEVLKGMTEKSPSGV